The Candidatus Methylacidiphilales bacterium genome contains the following window.
CCCGCCACTCACCGGCGGGCACGGCATACAAACCCCAGTGGATGAACATGCCGAAGCGGGCTTCGCGCCACCATTGCATGCGTGTTTTGCCGGATTCCTCCGGAACAGGGCGTGGTGTGGCGGCGGGGGCCGAGGAGGCGAGGATGAGCAACACCAAGGCGTGGGCAAGCAATGGTTTCATGGTTTTGGGGTCTTTCCGACGAGGTCCTTGATTTCTTCTGGGGAGAGAATGCGGTTGTAAAGACGGATTTCGGCGACGTCACCGGTGAAGTCGTTCAAGAATTCCAGATTGTCCGTCAGGCAGGGAGATTTACTGCGTCCCTCTCCCTCGAACCGACCGTCGAGATAGACTTGGATTTTGCGCAACGGGATACCGCCATAGGTGAAGGTGGCGGTGTGCCATTTGTCATCCTTAAGTTTCCCCCCTTTGGTCGAGTATGCGCTGTGGACGCCTCCGCCTCCTCCTAACACATCCCCATTGTTAATGTTGGCGAAGACCCCGAAGTGGGCGTAACCGTAGCGGAAGAGAACGGCGTTCTTGACCGCCTTCAGGCGGAAACTGACGGTCAGCTCATTGGCAAGGATGCCGGTGGGTTGGAGTCGGATGATGGACGAGTTCTCCAAACGCAGGGCTTTGCCTGTTTCCGGGTCGTCCACCACGAGGGTGCCATCTGGGAGCGCTAGCGAACCCGCCGCACCGCCGGAGAGGTTCACCAAGCGGTTGTTCTCGATTTTCCCGGCGGACCAATAGCCGAGGAAATCGCCCTGACGGATCACCTTGACTGTTTCCTGCCTGCGGAAGAGGTCCCGACTCGCGATGGATTGCCAATCCATCCCCGGGCCCCTCCAAAGTACCGGTCCCTTGTATTTTCCAAGTTTGAGGGTGAAGGGCACCAAACCCTCCGGAAGGAGGGTGGAGCGCGCGGTGTTGGCTTCACCGGCGCCAACGCGTGCCACCACCGACTTGCCGAGCGCAAGTTCAGCGACACCGGAAACGCTGAGCTGGAATTGGTATTCCCCGGCATGGGGAACGAGCAGGAAACCCTCATAGACATGCAGCAACCCGGGCGAGGAATCCGGTTCGGTGATGAGGTCGGCGGTGGTGCGCCAGCGCATGCGGTCCGCGGGGGTCTCAAAGTAGACGGGTTGGCCGGTTTCCTGCGACCGGTCGTAGGCGGAATAAACCAGCCCCGGAACGGTTTTGAGCTGACCTGCGCTATCGATTTTTTCCGGGGCGGGCGCGGTGGACTGGAGGCCGGACGCGCGGACGAGCACATCCTCGGGAATCGGGGCGGGCGCGGAACCCTGAGGGGCCCATCCGACCGCAAAGGCCCAGGATCCATCTCCCTTACCGGTTCCGAGGGCGAGGGCCGCATCGCAGTAGCCGACGCGGATCGGATGGAGTCCGGCCCTGAGGGCGACCTCGCCTGTCCGGGTGCCAACGATGTGGGCGCCGTCGTTGTCAACCACCAGTTGGTCGCCTATCCAAAGCTTGGAGGCATCGTCGTTGCGCAGGCTGAAGACGTAGACGCCATCCGCGGGAACGCGGATGAAACCGGAGAATTCAACCCCGAAGCCCTTGGGCGGAGTGGCCGAGGGGAGGGAGAAGCCCGGGACCGATGAAGTGAAGAGGGGTTTCTCCTCGGAGAAATCGGGCAGCTTGTTCCAGAATCCGCTATACACAACGGCCCTGAGGCCGGGTTCGGTATCGGCCGGTTCGACCGGCTGGCGGAAATCGGCACGGGTGAAGGAGGCCTCGGTGATCGGACTGCGGTTGGATTTCCCGAATTCCCAACCGCGGGCGAAGGTGGCCGCTTTCAATCGGCAGTTCTTGGAGATCCAGAAGGGGCCGGCATAGTGGGTGGATTTCGGACCGGGCTCGCTTCCGTCGAGGGTGTAGCGGATTTCCTGTCCCTGTCCCGGAAGGGCCAATTCGACACGCAAACGGCTGGTGAACATGCGTGGGGAGGAGATGATGCGGGGTGCGGCGGGCGCGGCCTGGACGGCGGCGACGCGGCGGCCGTCACGATCGAGGTTCATGGCAGTACGCCCGTCCTGGGCATCGGCGAAGGACCAGCGGTCGGTCTGATCCGGGAAGACCAATTGGACGGCGTTGTGTTCCCCATTCCAGATCACATCGGGAAGAGGATCGCCCTCATAGTGGGGATATAGCAGGACCTTGTAACGAGGATCGGAGGAACGCGCAGGGATGACCAGCCGATTGCGCGGTTTCGAGTTCTCGTAGGGCTCGTTGGTGATGGGAGTGTTTTCGAGAGCGATGGCCATGCCGTCCTTATCCGAGGCGAGGTTCACGTCGACGATTTGGACGAGAAGCCGGCGTTTGTCGGGCCTGGGCTTGGCTTCCTTGATTTTCGGATCGGCCGGAATTTCCTTTGCGCCGAGCACGATCCAGCGCGGGCCGGTGCGGATGACTTCCACGTCTTCGGGCATGAACATGGCCCATTCGTAGAGTCGGATTGCGTCGTCCTTGCGGATGTCGTCAACGATGAAGAGATAAGGGCATTTACCGCGGACAAGCGCGGCGGTGCGGAAAGCTTTTTCGACTGGATTCCACTCCCCGCGGAGGACGGGTCCGTGGTGTTCGAAGATGCTCTGGCGACCCTTGCCGGAATCGGCCTGCTCTTTGACGAAGGCGCGGACCTCGGGGAGCGTTTCCAGTTCCCACTTCACGTAGTCCGGCGGAGGGTCGTTTTTCACGCCCCAACCGGAATTCGTCCAACGCCAGTTGTAGGCATGGCTGGCGTCGGCCACGCCGATGGTGGCCTCCGGCCGATCAATGAGGTCGATCCAGCGGCCACCGGGCATGGGCCAGGGGGATTGGGAACGCCCGTCAATGACCACATTGTTGTGCAAATGACCGGAAGCGGCGTGGTAGCCGAGCTCGGTGGCCCACTCCCGGCCGAGCGCGGCGAGGGTGAAGTTGTTCGCGTCCGCATGATTGTGGCCGACCGTGGGATAATCAGTCTTGGCCTCAAAATCGAGTTTGACCGCGTCCTTGTCCCAGGCACTGCGGGTGACAAGGTAGCTTCGCGTTGGACAGAAATACGTGAGGGGGAGTTTTTGTGTGGCGGGCGGGACGGGCTCGGGGAAAAACTCGGTGCCAAAGAGGACCGTGGCCCAGGGCCGGATGTCGCCGTCATTGCCTCCGACACCTTTCATGTAATCGGGACCGACTCGGTTGCGGTAGGCGAAATCGAGGGCCGGATCGGTCGGATAAAGATATTTCAGCATCGGCCACATCGCATAGAAGCCGTCACCCCCGCCATCCTGGTGGCTCATGAATCCTTCACCCCAGGGATGGAGTTGGTTGATCAGATGGTTGCGGAGCTGCCGGAGATTCGAACCTTTGCCAAGGACATCAAGGTCATCGCGCCGGGCCATGGCAATGACGGCGGGGCCGGCGCCGCGCATGGCAAACGAGAAATAGGTGATGTCCTCGGTGAGGGCACCGGATGGGTGGACATTGTAGGAAAAGAAATCGCGGATGATCCGGCGGGCTTGGTTCCAAAGGTGAGGATTCCACCCCTCCTCGCCCTCGATCGCAAGCGACCCCCAGCCTTGATAAACATGAAGGCCGGCCCAGTTCCACATCCGCATGTGCGAGGGCCAGTCATGCGTGAAGAGGTTGATACCATCGATCATCCGCGCAATGAACTGGCGCGCCGGTTTGCGCTGGGCTTCGTCCATCCACGGGGCGATGAAATCATAGGCCAGGCAGAACTGGGAATCGAAACTATTGTGCAGCCCGACCGGGTCCGGCTGGCGGACCCAGGTGCGGAGTTGGTAATCGCCATACAGGGAGAGCGTCCGGGCCAACAAGGCCCCGCGCTCCTTGTTCTCCGTGATCAGCGCGTCGAGACCGGCGAGCGCGAGCTGCTGGCTCAGCCCGGTGGCCGAAGCAAAGTGGGCATCGGTCGGCACGGTTCCTCCGGCAACTGCCGCAAGTACTTTGCCCTCCGGCTTGGAAGGATTGTCCAGAGTCTCCGCCACCATCTTCTTCAGGTTCGCATAATGCCCCGACTTCGCCGGGGAGCTGGCCACCGCCTGGCGCAGTCCGGTCAAGTCCTCGGGCGAAATGAATATCCGCGGATGCATCCCAGGCTTGGGCACGGCGGAAAAGACGCGCACCTCGGTGCCATCCACGGTCTGGACTTTATCGGCAGCGAAGGATGCGTAGTTCAGCGCAAAGAATGCGGCCGCATTGAGGATGATCTTCAGATGAACGGTCATTGCAAAAGGGGTGTGGAATCAGGGATGTGAAGAGGCATCGGGGAAGAGCTCGAAGAGGCCGACACGCACGTTGGTCTTTGCGCTTTCGACGGTCAGACGTACCCGTGACGCGGTGGTGACAGGCACATTCACAGTCCAGTCATTGCCCTTGGGATTGGTGACGTCCCAGAGGGTTTTCCAGCCCTCGACGGTGCCGGTCTCGACGAGGAGGCGCGTGGGTGAGGTGTAGGGGGTCGTGAGCCGGATGACGCCGAAAGTAGCAGGAGCGGCGAGGTCAAACTCGAGCACCCCTTTACTGGAGTTGGTGCGCCAGTCGGCGGGAGCCGGCGCGTCGCCGCCTTGGATGACGACATCGGCCTTGGCTTGGTTCTCGGAGGCGGTGACACGCGCGCCATAAGTGAGCGAACGCAGGCGTGGAATCTCGCCCGGGACGTCCAATGAGATGACCGGCACCTCCACCGGGGGCTTGGACGGGAGTTCGAGAGTGGTGATTCCACCGACTGGCGGGC
Protein-coding sequences here:
- a CDS encoding alpha-L-fucosidase, with the translated sequence MKPLLAHALVLLILASSAPAATPRPVPEESGKTRMQWWREARFGMFIHWGLYAVPAGEWR
- a CDS encoding PA14 domain-containing protein — translated: MTVHLKIILNAAAFFALNYASFAADKVQTVDGTEVRVFSAVPKPGMHPRIFISPEDLTGLRQAVASSPAKSGHYANLKKMVAETLDNPSKPEGKVLAAVAGGTVPTDAHFASATGLSQQLALAGLDALITENKERGALLARTLSLYGDYQLRTWVRQPDPVGLHNSFDSQFCLAYDFIAPWMDEAQRKPARQFIARMIDGINLFTHDWPSHMRMWNWAGLHVYQGWGSLAIEGEEGWNPHLWNQARRIIRDFFSYNVHPSGALTEDITYFSFAMRGAGPAVIAMARRDDLDVLGKGSNLRQLRNHLINQLHPWGEGFMSHQDGGGDGFYAMWPMLKYLYPTDPALDFAYRNRVGPDYMKGVGGNDGDIRPWATVLFGTEFFPEPVPPATQKLPLTYFCPTRSYLVTRSAWDKDAVKLDFEAKTDYPTVGHNHADANNFTLAALGREWATELGYHAASGHLHNNVVIDGRSQSPWPMPGGRWIDLIDRPEATIGVADASHAYNWRWTNSGWGVKNDPPPDYVKWELETLPEVRAFVKEQADSGKGRQSIFEHHGPVLRGEWNPVEKAFRTAALVRGKCPYLFIVDDIRKDDAIRLYEWAMFMPEDVEVIRTGPRWIVLGAKEIPADPKIKEAKPRPDKRRLLVQIVDVNLASDKDGMAIALENTPITNEPYENSKPRNRLVIPARSSDPRYKVLLYPHYEGDPLPDVIWNGEHNAVQLVFPDQTDRWSFADAQDGRTAMNLDRDGRRVAAVQAAPAAPRIISSPRMFTSRLRVELALPGQGQEIRYTLDGSEPGPKSTHYAGPFWISKNCRLKAATFARGWEFGKSNRSPITEASFTRADFRQPVEPADTEPGLRAVVYSGFWNKLPDFSEEKPLFTSSVPGFSLPSATPPKGFGVEFSGFIRVPADGVYVFSLRNDDASKLWIGDQLVVDNDGAHIVGTRTGEVALRAGLHPIRVGYCDAALALGTGKGDGSWAFAVGWAPQGSAPAPIPEDVLVRASGLQSTAPAPEKIDSAGQLKTVPGLVYSAYDRSQETGQPVYFETPADRMRWRTTADLITEPDSSPGLLHVYEGFLLVPHAGEYQFQLSVSGVAELALGKSVVARVGAGEANTARSTLLPEGLVPFTLKLGKYKGPVLWRGPGMDWQSIASRDLFRRQETVKVIRQGDFLGYWSAGKIENNRLVNLSGGAAGSLALPDGTLVVDDPETGKALRLENSSIIRLQPTGILANELTVSFRLKAVKNAVLFRYGYAHFGVFANINNGDVLGGGGGVHSAYSTKGGKLKDDKWHTATFTYGGIPLRKIQVYLDGRFEGEGRSKSPCLTDNLEFLNDFTGDVAEIRLYNRILSPEEIKDLVGKTPKP